In the genome of Salinigranum halophilum, the window GTATCGCCGTGACGAGTCGAACTGGCCATCTTACCCCTCGTTGCCGGATGAACTGTTTACGGGCCCTGTTGGATGAGTCGACGGAACACCTCCGACCGGTCGGCACTCATCTCCTCTTCACGTTCGGCGAATGCCTCCTCGTCTTCGTCCGAAATGCGCGTATCGACTGTTTTCGTCGGTACAAAAGGGTGCGTTACGATACGCACTGGCTGTGACGACGGTCAGAACCCATGTCGAATCGGAACTGACGCCTGAACGTGACGGCTTTACCCGGTGCTAGATATCAGTATATTTGTGCCAAAGCTAATATGCTTACTCGAGAGAGGTAACGTATGACCAACGACCTCGCCGACGTGAACGAGCGTGTCGCCGAGGAGTGGACGTCCGAGACCACTCCCGGCGAACGCGTTCGCACCGTGATGAAGCGGACGTACGACCCGCAGTCGGTTGCCACCATCGCCGAGCGCGCGCTGACCTCAGAGACGACCGCACGCAAGCATCTCGGCGTCCTCGCCGAAGACGGGGTCGTCGAGGCAGTCTCTCTCCCCGATACGCGCGGAACGTGGTACAAACGCTCTTCGCGCTCGGTCGTCCTCGAACGTGCGGGGCAGATACTCGACTCGGTCGATGTCGAGACCCTGTCGGAACGCGTCACGGAGCTTCGCGAGACCGTTCGTGAATTCGAGGAACAGACCGGTGCAGAATCTCCACGCGCCGCGGCCATCGCTGGAGCGGATCTGGACTCGGCGGCAATGACGGAATGGCAGACGACACGTCGGAATCTGAAGCTTGCACGGGCCGCACTCGCGCTCGCGGACGCGACTGATGCTGTCGAGGGTGACACGGGAACCACCGAGCACGGCGACCCAGCCGGTGTCATCGGCTGACGTATGCGATATGCTGAATCTCACTCGCTACGTGGCGCCATCGATGCTGGCGCGCTCCATGACTTTCGCTCCGAGTTCGAACGCCTCGACCCACTCGCAAGCGGGTCGCTGGACGACCCACTGAGTCCAACTGAATTGCGTCTCCATCTGGATGACGGGATTGGCGAGGCGACGAGTGCGACCATCACCGTCCGGTGGTCAGTGCGGGACGACTACAACGTTCACTACAGCGACGATACGGATCGAAATCTCCGATGGGA includes:
- a CDS encoding DUF7342 family protein codes for the protein MTNDLADVNERVAEEWTSETTPGERVRTVMKRTYDPQSVATIAERALTSETTARKHLGVLAEDGVVEAVSLPDTRGTWYKRSSRSVVLERAGQILDSVDVETLSERVTELRETVREFEEQTGAESPRAAAIAGADLDSAAMTEWQTTRRNLKLARAALALADATDAVEGDTGTTEHGDPAGVIG